In Mangifera indica cultivar Alphonso chromosome 1, CATAS_Mindica_2.1, whole genome shotgun sequence, a single genomic region encodes these proteins:
- the LOC123210926 gene encoding uncharacterized protein LOC123210926 encodes MEWSTVQHLDLRHVGRGDNKPLQPHAAAFHHNQALIAVAIGTYIIEFDTLSGSKIASIDIGSPVVRMAYSPTSSHAVVAILEDCTIRSCDFDTEQTFVLHSPEKKSEQISIDTEVHLALTPLQPVVFFGFHRRMSVTVVGTVEGGRAPTKIKTDLKKPIVNIACHPRLPVLYVAYADGLIRAYNIHTYAVHYTLQLENTIKLIGAGSFAFHPTLEWIFVGDRRGTLLAWDVSTERPIMIGIRQVGSQPIISVAWLPLLHLVVTLSKDGTLQVWKTSVMLNPNRPPMQTSFFEPASIESIDIPRILSQQGGEAVYPLPRVRALEVHPKLNLAALLFANLTAGDNIKNRAAYTRGARKQLFAVLQSARGSSASVLKEKLSSMGSSGILADHQLQAQLREHNQKGHNHLTIADIARKAFLYSHFMEGHAKSAPISRLPLITILDIKHRLRDIPVCQQFHLELNFFNRENRVLHYPVRAFYVDGINIMAYNLCTGVDSVYKRLYTSIPSNVEYYPKYMVYSKKQRLFLVVYEFSGTTNEVVLYRENVDSQLADSKSSTIKGLDAAFIGPNENQFAILDEDKTGLALYILGGVGSQEADEKNQSADSNVSSVRGPLQFMFETEVDRIFSTPIESTLMFACNGDLIGLAKLIQGYRLSTSSGHCIPTKSDGKKSIKLKVNEIVLQVNWQETQRGYVAGILTTQRVLMVSADLDILASSSTKFDKGLPSYRSLLWVGPALLFSTATGISVLGWDGKVRTILSISITNSVLVGALNDRLLLANPTDISPKQKKRFEIKSCLVGLLEPLLIGFATMQQYFEQKLDLSEILYQITSRFDSLRITPRSLDILANGPPVCGDLAVSLSQSGPQFNQVLRGIYAIKALRFSTALSVLKDEFLRSRDYPKCPPTSHLFHRFRQLGYACIKYGQFDSAKETFEVIADYESMLDMFICHLNPSAMRRLAQRLEEEGANSELRRYCERILRVRSTGWTQGIFANFAAESMVPKGPEWGGGNWEIKTPTNLKSVPQWELAAEVVPYMRTDDGPIPSIISDHIGVYLGSIRGRGNIVEVTENSLVKPFMPARADNKPNGLHTPLAKSVSNKSKGVPDGESTVSSLMGLETLTSQYTGSTAADEQAKAEEEFKKPMYGATADGSSSDEEGTSKGKKLQIRIRDKPIASATVDVDKIKEATKQFKLGDGLGPPMRSKSLTVGSQDLGQILSQTSPATGGTAAAPAVSAPIDPFGTESWSQPPSVSQPALTTAGIGATARPIPEDFFQNTIPSFQVAASLPPPGTSYLAKYEQAARGIQSGKVTPNQGSASASDIGLPDHGVPPQAPQQPAIPLESIGLPDGGVPPQSSGQASVLSQPQVQAAQAPPSMQPLDLSALGVSDSGKPTNRAVSPPATVRPGQVPRGAAASVCFKTGVAHLEQNQLPDALSCFDEAFLALAKDQSRGADIKAQATICAQYKIAVTLLQEISRLQKVQGPSAISAKDEMARLSRHLGSLPLQTKHRINCIRTAIKRNMDVQNFGYAKQMLELLLSKAPPSKQDELRSLIDMCVQRGLTNKSIDPLEDPSQFCAATLSRLSTIGYDVCDICGAKFSALSAPGCIICGMGSIQRSDAVAAPVPSPFG; translated from the exons ATGGAGTGGTCCACAGTTCAGCACCTAGATCTGCGCCACGTCGGTCGCGGCGATAACAAACCCTTGCAGCCGCATGCTGCTGCGTTTCACCACAATCAGGCACTCATTGCTGTTGCTATTGGAACCTACATCATTG AATTTGATACTTTATCTGGAAGCAAGATTGCTTCTATTGACATTGGTTCACCTGTTGTTCGCATGGCTTATAGTCCCACCAGCAGCCATGCTGTTGTCGCTATTCTTGAG GATTGTACAATTAGGTCCTGCGATTTTGACACTGAGCAAACTTTTGTGCTACATTCACCTGAAAAGAAGTCAGAACAAATTTCTATTGATACAGAAGTTCATCTTGCATTGACACCTCTCCAACCGGTTGTATTTTTTGGTTTCCACAGGAGGATGAGTGTTACTG TTGTTGGAACTGTCGAAGGAGGAAGGGCTCCTACAAAAATAAAGACAGACTTGAAGAAGCCAATTGTTAATATAGCTTGCCATCCCCGTCTACCAGTACtg TATGTAGCTTATGCAGATGGTTTGATCCGAGCATACAACATCCATACATATGCCGTTCATTACACACTGCAAC TTGAAAATACAATTAAACTTATTGGCGCTGGTTCATTTGCTTTTCACCCAACACTGGAATGGATTTTTGTTGGTGATAGGCGAGGTACACTTTTAGCATGGGATGTATCAACAGAGAGACCTATTATGATTGGAAT TAGACAAGTGGGTTCCCAACCAATAATCTCAGTTGCTTGGCTTCCCTTGTTGCATTTAGTCGTTACTCTTTCCAAGGATGGTACTCTTCAAGTTTGGAAAACAAGTGTGATGCTTAATCCTAACAGACCTCCTATGCAAACAAGTTTCTTTGAGCCTGCCT CGATTGAATCAATAGATATCCCACGGATTTTATCTCAGCAAGGTGGAGAAGCAGTTTATCCCTTACCACGAGTTAGAGCTTTAGAAGTTCACCCAAAATTGAATTTAGCAGCTCTGTTGTTTGCA AATTTGACGGCTGGTGACAATATTAAGAATAGGGCTGCATACACTAGGGGAGCAAGGAAACAACTGTTTGCAGTCTTGCAAAGTGCAAGGGGATCTTCAG CATCCGTTTTAAAGGAAAAACTCTCATCCATGGGCTCATCAGGAATTTTAGCTGATCATCAACTTCAAGCACAATTACGAGAGCATAATCAAAAGGG CCACAATCACTTGACGATTGCAGATATTGCAAGGAAGGCCTTTCTTTACAGT CATTTCATGGAAGGTCATGCCAAAAGTGCTCCAATATCTCGGCTGCCTCTAATCACAATCCTAGATATTAAACATCGACTAAGGGACATCCCTGTTTGTCAG CAATTTCATTTGGAGCTCAATTTCTTCAATAGAGAGAACAGGGTTCTTCATTATCCTGTCAGGGCCTTTTATGTAGATGGCATAAATATTATGGCATATAATCTCTGTACCGGAGTTGATAGTGTCTACAAGAGACTTTACACTTCG ATTCCAAGCAATGTGGAATATTATCCAAAGTACATGGTTTACAGTAAAAAACAGAGGCTGTTTCTAGTGGTTTATGAGTTCAGTGGCACTACAAATGAGGTTGTCCTCTATAGGGAAAATGTCGATTCCCAGTTAGCTGACAGTAAAAGTAGCACTATCAAAG GTCTAGATGCAGCATTTATTGGGCccaatgaaaatcaatttgcaATTCTTGATGAAGACAAGACTGGATTGGCTTTATACATTCTTGGGGGGGTGGGCTCACAAGAAGCTGATGAAAAGAACCAGTCAGCAGATTCAAATGTTAGCTCAGTTCGTGGTCCATTGCAGTTTATGTTTGAAACCGAAGTTGATCGCATCTTTTCCACTCCAATAG AGTCAACTTTGATGTTTGCATGTAATGGTGATCTCATTGGGTTGGCAAAGTTGATTCAAGGATACCGTCTGTCAACTTCAAGTGGTCATTGCATACCAACGAAATCTGATGGAAAAAAGTCTATCAAGTTGAAAGTTAATGAAATTGTGCTTCAG GTAAATTGGCAAGAGACTCAGAGAGGCTATGTTGCAGGAATTTTAACTACTCAAAGAGTACTTATGGTTTCGGCTGATCTTGACATTTTGGCAAGCAgttcaacaaaatttgataaaggACTTCCTTCA TATAGATCCCTTTTGTGGGTTGGGCCAGCGCTTCTGTTTTCTACTGCTACCGGAATTAGTGTGCTAGGCTGGGATGGAAAAGTTAGGACGATTCTCTCAATTAGCATAACAAATTCAG TTTTGGTTGGTGCTTTAAATGATCGCTTATTGCTCGCAAACCCAACAGATATCAGTcccaaacaaaagaaaaggttTGAGATTAAGAGTTGTCTTGTTGGGCTTCTTGAACCTCTTCTTATCGGGTTTGCCACAATGCAACAATATTTTGAGCAGAAGCTTGACCTGTCTGAAATATTGTACCAAATAACATCAAG ATTTGACAGCTTGCGTATAACTCCCCGGTCTCTTGATATTCTTGCCAACGGTCCTCCTGTCTGTGGGGACCTTGCTGTATCGTTATCCCAATCTGGCCCACAGTTTAATCAG GTGTTGCGCGGCATATATGCAATTAAAGCTCTCCGGTTTTCTACTGCTCTATCTGTTTTGAAGGATGAATTTTTGCGCTCTAGAGATTATCCAAAATGTCCACCAACCTCGCATTTATTCCATCGCTTCCGGCAACTAGGATATGCCTGTATAAA GTATGGACAGTTTGACAGTGCCAAAGAAACTTTTGAAGTCATAGCAGACTATGAGAGCATGCTTGATATGTTTATATGCCACCTTAATCCCAGTGCAATGCGTCGTCTTGCTCAAAGATTGGAAGAAGAAGGGGCTAATTCAGAATTGAGGCGATATTGTGAAAGGATTTTGAGAGTCCGCTCTACTGGATGGACACAAGGCATTTTTGCCAATTTTGCTGCTGAGAGTATGGTTCCAAAAGGACCTGAATGGGGTGGTGGGAACTGGGAAATCAAGACTCCCACTAACTTGAAGAGTGTACCTCAGTGGGAGCTGGCTGCAGAAGTGGTGCCTTATATGAGGACTGACGATGGTCCCATACCATCTATCATTTCTGATCATATTGGTGTTTACCTGGGTTCAATCAGGGGAAGAGGCAATATTGTCGAAGTAACAGAAAATAGCTTGGTTAAACCTTTCATGCCTGCAAGAGCTGACAATAAACCTAATGGACTTCATACTCCTTTAGCCAAATCTGTATCTAACAAATCAAAGGGGGTGCCTGATGGTGAATCGACAGTCAGTTCATTGATGGGTCTAGAAACTCTTACCAGTCAATATACTGGTTCTACCGCTGCTGATGAACAGGCTAAAGCTGAAGAAGAATTTAAGAAACCAATGTATGGTGCAACTGCCGATGGTAGTAGCAGTGATGAGGAGGGAACATCAAAAGGCAAAAAACTACAAATTAGAATACGAGATAAGCCTATTGCATCTGCTACGGTGGATGTCGATAAGATTAAAGAAGCCACAAAGCAGTTTAAACTTGGTGATGGGTTGGGCCCACCTATGAGATCTAAGTCGCTAACTGTTGGATCCCAGGACCTTGGTCAGATTTTGTCACAGACTTCTCCTGCTACTGGTGGAACTGCAGCTGCACCTGCAGTTTCTGCTCCTATTGACCCATTTGGTACTGAGTCTTGGTCACAACCTCCATCAGTATCACAGCCAGCTCTTACAACTGCAGGTATTGGAGCTACAGCTAGACCTATTCCTGAAGACTTCTTCCAGAATACAATTCCATCATTCCAAGTTGCGGCCTCACTGCCTCCTCCTGGAACTTCTTATCTTGCAAAATATGAACAAGCTGCTAGAGGCATTCAAAGTGGCAAGGTAACACCTAACCAGGGAAGTGCATCTGCCTCTGACATTGGTCTCCCTGATCATGGTGTTCCCCCACAAGCTCCTCAACAACCTGCAATTCCACTTGAGTCCATTGGACTTCCTGATGGTGGTGTTCCACCACAATCTTCTGGTCAGGCTTCTGTCCTGTCTCAACCTCAAGTTCAGGCTGCTCAGGCCCCCCCTTCCATGCAACCTCTTGATCTCAGTGCCCTTGGAGTTTCAGATTCTGGAAAACCCACTAATCGTGCTGTTTCTCCACCAGCAACAGTACGTCCTGGACAG GTTCCTCGTGGGGCAGCTGCTTCAGTATGTTTCAAGACGGGTGTTGCTCACCTTGAGCAGAATCAACTTCCAGATGCACTATCTTGTTTTGATGAAGCTTTCCTTGCATTAGCTAAGGATCAGTCTCGAGGTGCTGACATTAAAGCTCAAGCAACCATCTGTGCACAGTACAAGATAGCAGTCACTCTTCTGCAG GAAATTTCACGACTGCAGAAAGTTCAAGGCCCTAGTGCAATCAGCGCAAAAGATGAAATGGCTAGACTGTCACGTCATTTGGGTTCCCTCCCTCTTCAGACAAAGCACCGAATAAATTGCATTCGAACTGCCATTAAAAGGAACATGGATGTTCAGAATTTTGGATATGCAAAACAAATGCTTGAGCTGCTTCTGTCCAAAGCTCCTCCAAGTAAGCAGGATGAGTTGAGGAGTCTGATTGACATGTGTGTTCAGAGGGGCTTGACCAACAAGTCTATTGATCCTTTGGAAGATCCCTCTCAATTCTGTGCTGCCACACTCAGCCGTCTGTCGACCATTGGATATGATGTCTGTGATATTTGTGGGGCCAAATTTTCAGCTCTCTCAGCACCTGGATGCATTATCTGCGGCATGGGAAGTATTCAAAGATCAGATGCAGTTGCAGCGCCTGTTCCTTCACCATTTGGCTGA
- the LOC123221851 gene encoding estradiol 17-beta-dehydrogenase 1-like — MRSMSSSGSCRGIAAIVGVGPKLGRSIARKFAHEGYTVAILARDLGRLSVFADEIAREEKAQVFAIRIDCSDSRSVKEAFEGVLSLGFVEVLVYNAYHPVSLHSTNFTDIRIDSFAKSVFVSSVGAFLCAQQVLPGMVERGKGTILFTGCSASLSGMAGFSELCCGKFALRALSQCLAREFQPFGVHVAHVIIDGVIGPPRGASATQRWLIGEQQPRGGEGDRAMTMMDPDSLAQTYWHLHVQERTAWTQEMDLRP; from the exons ATGCGTAGCATGTCCAGTTCTGGCTCTTGTAGAGGCATCGCTGCCATTGTTGGGGTCGGACCCAAACTCGGTCGATCCATAGCCCGAAAGTTTGCCCATGAAGGCTACACAGTGGCCATCCTCGCCCGTGACTTAG GGCGATTATCAGTATTTGCGGACGAGATAGCAAGGGAAGAGAAAGCACAAGTGTTTGCAATCAGAATTGACTGTTCGGATTCAAGAAGTGTGAAGGAGGCATTTGAAGGAGTTCTTTCCCTTGGATTTGTTGAAGTGCTTGTATACAATGCATACCACCCAGTTTCTTTGCACTCCACCAACTTCACTGACATTCGCATCGATTCTTTTGCGAAATCCGTCTTTGTCTCCTCTGTTGGTGCCTTTCTCTGTGCTCAACAG GTTCTTCCTGGCATGGTGGAAAGAGGAAAGGGAACAATTCTGTTCACTGGTTGCTCAGCTTCTCTCAGTGGCATGGCGGGTTTCTCTGAactat GCTGTGGGAAGTTCGCACTGAGAGCATTGTCGCAATGCCTGGCAAGAGAGTTCCAACCCTTTGGTGTTCATGTTGCCCATGTCATCATTGATGGTGTTATTGGCCCACCTAG GGGAGCGTCGGCAACTCAGAGATGGTTGATCGGGGAGCAACAACCGAGAGGAGGAGAAGGGGACAGAGCTATGACAATGATGGACCCTGACTCTCTGGCTCAGACTTACTGGCATTTGCATGTTCAAGAACGAACCGCTTGGACCCAGGAGATGGATCTTCGTCCTTGA
- the LOC123221841 gene encoding uncharacterized protein LOC123221841 isoform X1: MQNLKTVEQILSGFVNCNQMLEKKRKKRNFICLSYGLESDDSDNDDADEDDSISSLSEDESDEVTEDDYLSDHDEDEDEEDGDDESLCSRVIFLLQESKMETVKHSIKNNLLASIVLIFLSSFDKVTRHGRLLGERTIAGRVVNESYGVAKQQHTFTIEILWSKGINRLPTLFPLLVKGRNLYKLKTFRQLWNNEEERERVLAEKHKRGAVARFVRATRKTKKPWTTNTCARRQKHSHQTRLSQMSKTTKPAKSRYFDGPRKAMPLQHAKFRNYFKDAPPRNPKFKKNLRSGGSQLSQRRWNFHRRNYCEDPTLRSFTPSQGSHMSQIAAFQFCGHDKGYTSTRTRVPHFKPFSHMSLMTSRNQGYNNTNNTHHSFLNPSHNFEPGDLNCFPALRTVNMHSHQNPSRTEACGQRKNGFQSVLR; this comes from the exons atgcaaaatttgaaaactgtgGAGCAAATTTTGTCTGGATTTGTAAATTGCAATCAAATGttggaaaagaagaggaagaaacgcAATTTCATTTGTCTCTCCTATGGACTCGAGTCAGATGACAGCGACAACGATGATGCAGATGAGGACGATAGCATTTCGAGTTTGAG TGAGGATGAGAGTGATGAGGTGACAGAGGATGATTACCTATCTGATCACgacgaagatgaagacgaagaagacGGCGATGATGAGTCTCTCTGCAGCAGAGTCATTTTCCTTCTTCAAG AATCAAAGATGGAAACGGTGAAGCACTCTAtcaaaaataatcttttagcaTCAATTGTACTG ATCTTTTTGAGCAGTTTTGATAAAGTGACAAGGCATGGGAGACTTCTAGGAGAGAGAACTATTGCTGGAAGGGTTGTCAATGAAAGCTATGGTGTTGCCAAACAACAACATACTTTTACC ATCGAAATATTGTGGAGCAAGGGGATTAACAGGTTGCCTACACTTTTTCCTTTGCTTGTGAAGGGTCGTAAcctttataaattgaaaacttttagACAG CTTTGGaataatgaagaagaaagagaacgAGTGCTTGCTGAGAAACACAAACGAGGTGCAGTAGCAAGATTTGTAAGAGCAACGAGGAAAACAAAGAAGCCATGGACCACAAATACAT GTGCAAGACGTCAAAAGCATTCCCATCAAACAAGGTTATCCCAGATGAGTAAGACAACAAAACCAGCAAAGAGCAGGTATTTCGATGGACCCAGAAAAGCTATGCCTCTGCAACATGCAAAATTTCGTAACTATTTTAAAGATGCTCCACCAAGGAATCCAAAGTTCAAGAAAAATTTAAGGTCAGGAGGGTCTCAGTTATCTCAGAGACGTTGGAACTTTCATAGAAGGAATTACTGTGAAGATCCAACCCTTCGGTCATTCACACCTTCCCAGGGTTCTCATATGTCTCAAATAGCAGCATTCCAATTTTGTGGTCATGATAAGGGCTACACTTCAACCAGGACAAGAGTTCCACATTTCAAGCCTTTCTCTCACATGTCCTTGATGACTTCAAGAAATCAGGGGTACAACAATACTAATAACACCCACCATTCTTTCTTAAATCCTAGCCACAACTTTGAACCGGGGGACTTGAACTGCTTCCCAGCGTTGAGGACTGTTAATATGCATTCACATCAAAATCCTTCCAGAACCGAGGCATGTGGACAGAGAAAGAATGGTTTTCAATCTGTTCTCCGGTAG
- the LOC123221841 gene encoding uncharacterized protein LOC123221841 isoform X2 codes for MITYLITTKMKTKKTAMMSLSAAESFSFFKVKWIESTEKKQKKERNESKMETVKHSIKNNLLASIVLIFLSSFDKVTRHGRLLGERTIAGRVVNESYGVAKQQHTFTIEILWSKGINRLPTLFPLLVKGRNLYKLKTFRQLWNNEEERERVLAEKHKRGAVARFVRATRKTKKPWTTNTCARRQKHSHQTRLSQMSKTTKPAKSRYFDGPRKAMPLQHAKFRNYFKDAPPRNPKFKKNLRSGGSQLSQRRWNFHRRNYCEDPTLRSFTPSQGSHMSQIAAFQFCGHDKGYTSTRTRVPHFKPFSHMSLMTSRNQGYNNTNNTHHSFLNPSHNFEPGDLNCFPALRTVNMHSHQNPSRTEACGQRKNGFQSVLR; via the exons ATGATTACCTATCTGATCACgacgaagatgaagacgaagaagacGGCGATGATGAGTCTCTCTGCAGCAGAGTCATTTTCCTTCTTCAAG GTTAAGTGGATAGAATCAACGGAGAAGAAgcaaaaaaaagagagaaatg AATCAAAGATGGAAACGGTGAAGCACTCTAtcaaaaataatcttttagcaTCAATTGTACTG ATCTTTTTGAGCAGTTTTGATAAAGTGACAAGGCATGGGAGACTTCTAGGAGAGAGAACTATTGCTGGAAGGGTTGTCAATGAAAGCTATGGTGTTGCCAAACAACAACATACTTTTACC ATCGAAATATTGTGGAGCAAGGGGATTAACAGGTTGCCTACACTTTTTCCTTTGCTTGTGAAGGGTCGTAAcctttataaattgaaaacttttagACAG CTTTGGaataatgaagaagaaagagaacgAGTGCTTGCTGAGAAACACAAACGAGGTGCAGTAGCAAGATTTGTAAGAGCAACGAGGAAAACAAAGAAGCCATGGACCACAAATACAT GTGCAAGACGTCAAAAGCATTCCCATCAAACAAGGTTATCCCAGATGAGTAAGACAACAAAACCAGCAAAGAGCAGGTATTTCGATGGACCCAGAAAAGCTATGCCTCTGCAACATGCAAAATTTCGTAACTATTTTAAAGATGCTCCACCAAGGAATCCAAAGTTCAAGAAAAATTTAAGGTCAGGAGGGTCTCAGTTATCTCAGAGACGTTGGAACTTTCATAGAAGGAATTACTGTGAAGATCCAACCCTTCGGTCATTCACACCTTCCCAGGGTTCTCATATGTCTCAAATAGCAGCATTCCAATTTTGTGGTCATGATAAGGGCTACACTTCAACCAGGACAAGAGTTCCACATTTCAAGCCTTTCTCTCACATGTCCTTGATGACTTCAAGAAATCAGGGGTACAACAATACTAATAACACCCACCATTCTTTCTTAAATCCTAGCCACAACTTTGAACCGGGGGACTTGAACTGCTTCCCAGCGTTGAGGACTGTTAATATGCATTCACATCAAAATCCTTCCAGAACCGAGGCATGTGGACAGAGAAAGAATGGTTTTCAATCTGTTCTCCGGTAG